A single Natrinema pellirubrum DSM 15624 DNA region contains:
- a CDS encoding ribonuclease H family protein, which yields MAAHGRPALRDLFDESPTPHIAHPPRTHHRDFYVATDGSFREAGGGLGAVIETRDGTRVARIATADTPPDNNVAEYRALHLGLDVLAARAPRDASVGVLLDHDALASNVNSTILATRHPDGKSPRPVSVPAATQYHWRGIRARLNGFDEVRAARIDSDQNPAHPLANAPDQYRHVNREPARCVLPETSESTAGEFPPPSRADRNSGGGRASD from the coding sequence ATGGCCGCTCACGGCCGGCCCGCACTGCGGGATCTGTTCGACGAGTCGCCCACGCCTCACATCGCCCACCCCCCGCGGACCCACCACCGAGACTTCTACGTCGCCACCGACGGGTCCTTCCGGGAGGCCGGTGGCGGGCTGGGTGCCGTTATCGAAACCCGCGACGGTACCCGCGTCGCACGGATCGCGACCGCGGATACGCCGCCGGACAACAACGTCGCGGAGTATCGCGCGTTGCACCTTGGATTGGACGTCCTGGCCGCTCGAGCGCCGCGAGACGCCTCCGTCGGCGTCCTCCTCGACCACGACGCGCTCGCCAGCAACGTCAACAGTACCATCCTCGCGACGCGCCATCCAGACGGGAAATCGCCCCGTCCCGTCTCCGTCCCGGCCGCAACGCAGTATCACTGGCGTGGCATCCGTGCCCGTCTCAACGGGTTCGACGAGGTGCGGGCCGCCCGCATCGACAGCGACCAGAACCCCGCCCACCCGCTCGCGAACGCGCCCGACCAGTACCGCCACGTCAACCGCGAGCCCGCCCGCTGTGTCCTTCCCGAAACGTCGGAGTCGACCGCCGGCGAGTTCCCGCCGCCGTCCCGGGCCGACCGCAACAGCGGTGGCGGCCGTGCCTCCGACTGA
- a CDS encoding DUF2240 family protein, with the protein MSLRVAVAAPFIQHGSRRLEENEFVVALSLDRDWFSPDQAKRLIDIATEEGLLDRTDDGLAATFEPGEVTIPEDFDPDEDLLRKRSAFERVLDSLVAEGMEKHEAVGAINTLQGELGLTIEAAAVVYARREGIDVDDLAPVAREAVLDTEGD; encoded by the coding sequence ATGAGTCTCCGCGTCGCGGTCGCGGCCCCGTTCATCCAACACGGGAGCCGCCGGCTCGAGGAAAACGAGTTCGTCGTCGCACTCTCGCTCGATCGGGACTGGTTCTCCCCCGATCAGGCCAAGCGGCTGATCGACATTGCGACGGAGGAGGGGCTGTTGGACCGAACCGACGACGGACTCGCAGCGACCTTCGAGCCGGGCGAGGTGACGATCCCCGAGGACTTCGACCCCGACGAGGACCTCCTGCGGAAACGGTCGGCGTTCGAACGCGTCCTCGATTCGCTGGTCGCCGAGGGCATGGAGAAACACGAGGCCGTCGGGGCGATCAACACTCTCCAGGGTGAACTTGGGCTGACCATCGAGGCCGCCGCGGTGGTCTACGCCCGCCGCGAGGGGATCGACGTCGACGACCTCGCCCCGGTCGCCCGCGAGGCCGTCCTCGACACCGAAGGGGACTAG
- a CDS encoding HAD family hydrolase, whose protein sequence is MPRAVVFDLDYTLAVPRRDRTTILEEAATATGAPSLSREAYLEAHRRNLTSETREPIFEDLLAGTDSDADPAAVATAYRETISDSLEPLPGVEAMLADLRGSYRVGLLTNGPVRAQRDKLETLGWEDAFDAALVTGELEAGKPDPRAFGAITDELGVAPDEAVYVGDEVEADVRGATEAGMRAVQVLLSDGPGPDPRAVAHLEQDDLAAALPGVLEGLE, encoded by the coding sequence ATGCCACGCGCGGTCGTCTTCGACCTCGACTACACGCTCGCCGTTCCCCGGCGGGATCGGACGACCATCCTCGAGGAAGCCGCGACCGCGACGGGTGCGCCCTCGCTCTCCCGCGAGGCCTACCTCGAGGCCCACCGCCGGAACCTCACCAGCGAGACGCGCGAACCCATTTTCGAGGACTTGCTCGCGGGTACCGACAGCGACGCCGATCCGGCCGCCGTCGCGACCGCGTATCGGGAGACGATTTCGGACTCGCTCGAGCCCCTGCCCGGCGTCGAGGCCATGCTCGCCGATCTCCGGGGGAGCTACCGCGTCGGCCTGCTGACCAACGGCCCCGTCCGCGCCCAGCGGGACAAACTCGAGACGCTGGGGTGGGAGGACGCCTTCGACGCCGCCCTGGTGACCGGCGAACTCGAGGCGGGCAAACCCGATCCGCGGGCCTTCGGGGCGATCACGGACGAACTCGGCGTCGCGCCCGACGAGGCGGTCTACGTCGGCGACGAGGTCGAGGCCGACGTTCGGGGCGCGACCGAGGCCGGGATGCGGGCCGTACAGGTGCTGCTGTCGGACGGGCCTGGGCCGGATCCGCGGGCCGTCGCCCACCTCGAGCAGGACGATCTCGCGGCGGCGTTACCGGGGGTTCTCGAGGGGCTCGAGTGA